TTAGCGATGAGGTCGTTTTTGAGAAACTTTTTGTAACTTCACCTTCAAGGATTTTAAACCCTTCAGAATCTTTTGCTTCTGCAAGAAAAGTTATCTGCTTATCAACAGGAATATCGTAAAGTGAAATTCTCCAACCAGCCTCATCACTCTCAAAAGGTTCATTTTTGTAATATGATTTTTCAGAATCAAAAACGGTGATTGTAATTGTGTCAATATCGGTAGAAGTTACTCGTTTAATTGATTTTGTTGGAAGCTCGATCTCTGTTATTAAATCTATTGTTTCTGTTTCACTGTTTCCGTTTTGACAGCCCGAAAACAGGAATACAAAAAGTAGTGTCGAAAAAATCTCTCTCATTAATTTCCTTAAAGTGCAAAATATTTAGTTTAAATCGTCTATTTCCAAATTTAAATTTACAAGGAAAAAATGAGTCGGAGAGAATCCGACTATAAAATTTAAAAATCAATCAAGATAAATCCAAAAACCCTCGTCTGCTTTAATTTCTGTAAAAGTTGTCAAATTTCTTCTATCAAAAAATTCTTGATCAAATCCTTTTTCAGAATTTCCTGCAAGTTCCCAATCTGCTCCTACAAATTTATAAAGAATTGCGATATTTTCATTTTCAGAAATGATTTCAGAAACTGTTTTTTCACAAGAACCGAGAAGATGCCAACCAGAATCTAAAATTGCAAAATCTGGACAAGTTGCTGAATTCCCAGAAACTGTAATTGAACTACTTTCACTTTGATAAAACCAATATCCAGATTCCGAATCAAAAGTTGAAAAAGTTTGATAATTTGAGTCGTCATAATTTCCATTTTGCCAAACAACCCAATCATTTCCTTCAAATTTAAATACAAATTGAGTTTTATCTGAAAGTGTTGAAATTTCTGGATTTGAATCTGATGGATTTGAAATCAAATTCCATTGCGAATTTAGTGAAATTGTGAAATCTATATTTGGATTTGAAGAAACAGTTTGAATTTCTGGAAAGATTTCAAGGAGTCTAGTAATGTCTGTGTCAAAATTTTCGCAACTAACTGAAATAGAATAAGCAGTTTTGCTTGAATCAAAAGGATAGTAATATCCGCTACTTTTATCGTCAAGTGAGACATTTATTTTGTAAAGTTTATAGTCTGCTGAAAGAGTTCTTTGTGAATTTCCCCAATCTGAAACAAGATTTCCATCGCTATCTGTGATAGAGAAATATCCGTAGCTATTTTTGATTGTGCATTTCCCATCTAAAACAACTTCATGAGAATAAATATCTGTTCCATTTTTATAATTTCCACCAATATTTGCATTTTCTCCAAGTGCCAAATCGCTATCAAGTGTTATAACTTTAAAAGTCTTTTCAGCAGTTGTGTCAAATCGCCCATCTAATTTGACTGTAATATCTACAATTTTATTTGTCTCAATTGGTGAAAGTGTCAAAATATTTCTGTTTAAGTTTTTGTTCAAAACAGAATCTGCAGTTTCAATAGAAGTTGTAAAATCATCTCCATTTGCATCATAGATATTCAATAAAATATCTGTCGGTTTTGAAATGATTCTGTCTGGTAAATCTGTATCGATTTCTGGAATTGAGTCGTATCCAATTCTCACGGCAAAAGCTTCACTAGAATTTAGTTCATTTCCAATTAATTGGACTTCATAATCTTTGCTTCCTGTGTAGTAATAGCTACCTGCTGAGTTTTGTCGAGAAAAAACAACTCGATATTTTCCAGCTTCCAAATCAGTTGCAACTAAATTATCTAATTGAGATTCCATAAGCAAATCACTACCGCCAAAATTGTTATATTTGTAAAGTGCCAAATTGTAATATTGGCTTGTTCGCACAATTGAAAAATTGCCTTCTAAAAATATGTCATATTTATCAATATCTAAATCATCATACAAATTGCCTTTAATAGTTTTTATAGATGGCAAATTCTCTTCAATTTCAGATGGATTGACCTCATCGGTTGTTATTGTCAAATCATAATTTCCTGAAGTAAAGCTTGGATAATAAGTTCCTGTGCTAGATGAATTAGAAAGTTTGATTTTATATTTTCCAGTTTCTATATTTGTAGAAATATCGTTTGTCATACTTTCAGAGATTAAATCCCCATCAAATGTGTAGAGTGCAATATTAAAATATCTGTTTGTTCGTGTAATTTCAATGTTTCCTGAAAGATAAACTATAAATTCATCAACATCGCTTGTAGAAGACAATTCTCCAACCAAATTCATATTTGAATCTGTTGTGTAACTTTCTATATCTGTCTCTTCTAAAGTATCATTAACATAATTGGACATAGTCTCATTTTCTTCAAGATTTACAAAGCAGTCTCCAGCTTCTTCAGAGCAAGGTTTTATGTCATACTGAATTGATAAATCATTGTAAGTTGCTTGAGGATATTCACTAGAAATATCTTCATCTAAATTATAAAAATCGTCTTGATAACCGCCCCAGCCCATATTTAAATGAACAAATTTCCCACTTTCATCAGTTTGGTATCCATCAGCAACAACCATATGACCCGGAATTGAAAGAAGAACAGG
The nucleotide sequence above comes from Thiovulum sp. ES. Encoded proteins:
- a CDS encoding Peptidase C10 family (PFAM: Peptidase C10 family~IMG reference gene:2508610329_SP); the protein is MLFSISLWGNEFQTVAENFLQFKGIDKEITKSETIEKDGLAVGNIFYLSNGGYIVVPTSQNASPIKAFSFKSPEIPDLYREHLANSLAGFYKNGLARATDSRISERWDFLKNYETSSRTLNTYTPNTNLLSTTWDQGYPYNKFMPEVDGENTLTGCVQTAMAQVLNYHGYPDFGRKTNSFDAKIYNQYNGLDRTETMRAVYSRNYNWNIMPDNFSSDYNESSADEVALLMRDLAVLNEAVEIGINNTAASAKLYNLHRKLQYSRNFKYADGNSHTFAEMFEIIKTQIDSELPVLLSIPGHMVVADGYQTDESGKFVHLNMGWGGYQDDFYNLDEDISSEYPQATYNDLSIQYDIKPCSEEAGDCFVNLEENETMSNYVNDTLEETDIESYTTDSNMNLVGELSSTSDVDEFIVYLSGNIEITRTNRYFNIALYTFDGDLISESMTNDISTNIETGKYKIKLSNSSSTGTYYPSFTSGNYDLTITTDEVNPSEIEENLPSIKTIKGNLYDDLDIDKYDIFLEGNFSIVRTSQYYNLALYKYNNFGGSDLLMESQLDNLVATDLEAGKYRVVFSRQNSAGSYYYTGSKDYEVQLIGNELNSSEAFAVRIGYDSIPEIDTDLPDRIISKPTDILLNIYDANGDDFTTSIETADSVLNKNLNRNILTLSPIETNKIVDITVKLDGRFDTTAEKTFKVITLDSDLALGENANIGGNYKNGTDIYSHEVVLDGKCTIKNSYGYFSITDSDGNLVSDWGNSQRTLSADYKLYKINVSLDDKSSGYYYPFDSSKTAYSISVSCENFDTDITRLLEIFPEIQTVSSNPNIDFTISLNSQWNLISNPSDSNPEISTLSDKTQFVFKFEGNDWVVWQNGNYDDSNYQTFSTFDSESGYWFYQSESSSITVSGNSATCPDFAILDSGWHLLGSCEKTVSEIISENENIAILYKFVGADWELAGNSEKGFDQEFFDRRNLTTFTEIKADEGFWIYLD